The following proteins come from a genomic window of Eubalaena glacialis isolate mEubGla1 chromosome X, mEubGla1.1.hap2.+ XY, whole genome shotgun sequence:
- the ZCCHC13 gene encoding LOW QUALITY PROTEIN: zinc finger CCHC domain-containing protein 13 (The sequence of the model RefSeq protein was modified relative to this genomic sequence to represent the inferred CDS: inserted 1 base in 1 codon; deleted 1 base in 1 codon): MNSKACFKCGHSGPKGGGARGRGARGGGRGAQCSSATLPVICYCCSEPGHHAKNSNLLDDICYNCGTSGHIAEDCVKPKQERQQCCYTCGRPGHLVRDCDHQEGQKCYSCGEYGHIQKHCARVKCYRCGETSHMPSTAINCSKRSEVNCYRXGELGHLARECPIEATA; encoded by the exons ATGAACAGTAAGGCATGCTTCAAGTGTGGACACTCTGGCCCTAAAGGAGGAGGAGCGCGAGGGCGCGGAGCTAGAGGTGGTGGCCGAGGTGCTCAGTGCAGTTCTGCCACCCTACCTGTCATCTGTTACTGCTGCAGTGAGCCTGGTCATCATGCTAAGAACTCTAACCTTCTCGATGACATCTGCTACAACTGTGGGACAAGTGGCCACATCGCCGAAGACTGTGTTAAGCCTAAGCAAGAGAGACAGCAGTGCTGTTACACCTGTGGCAGACCAGGGCATCTGGTCCGTGATTGTGACCATCAGGAGGGGCAGAAGTGCTACTCTTGTGGCGAATATGGCCACATTCAGAAACACTGCGCCCGAGTCAAGTGCTACCGTTGTGGCGAGACCAGCCACATG CCTTCAACTGCCATCAACTGCAGCAAGAGGAGCGAGGTCAACTGCTACC TGGGCGAACTTGGACATCTAGCCCGGGAATGCCCCATTGAGGCTACCGCTTAA